A section of the Candidatus Omnitrophota bacterium genome encodes:
- a CDS encoding DUF6580 family putative transport protein, protein MLALALLAIGVISRLITHAPNFNPVIAIALFSGVYVSRKYAIILPLALMVLSDAVIGFHDTIFFTWGSVALIAAIGVWVRNRKNPATIIGSTLFSAVLFFIITNFGAWLSLYPMTQKGFIDCYTLAIPFFRTTLLSTAVYAAVFFITYELIALRVKDTRFARALLTT, encoded by the coding sequence ATGTTAGCACTTGCACTACTTGCCATTGGAGTTATCTCACGACTCATTACTCACGCACCGAATTTTAATCCTGTCATCGCCATTGCTTTATTTAGCGGAGTTTACGTGAGCAGGAAATACGCCATTATTTTGCCATTGGCATTAATGGTTTTAAGCGATGCTGTGATCGGATTTCACGATACAATATTTTTTACATGGGGAAGTGTTGCCCTTATTGCCGCCATAGGAGTTTGGGTGCGCAACCGCAAAAATCCCGCAACCATCATTGGCTCAACGCTTTTTTCGGCCGTTTTATTTTTTATCATCACCAATTTTGGCGCCTGGCTTTCTTTGTATCCAATGACACAAAAAGGATTTATTGATTGCTACACCTTGGCTATTCCATTTTTCAGAACGACTCTTTTAAGCACAGCCGTTTACGCGGCTGTCTTTTTTATTACTTACGAGCTTATTGCTTTACGGGTTAAAGACACACGCTTTGCCCGCGCTCTTTTAACAACTTAA
- a CDS encoding DUF2079 domain-containing protein, which produces MKFPFIVNFTEKLSLKILWLSIGLYVFVFSSYSYFKFISFSYFDFDLAVHAQALWNIIHGSSESSILGINFLGNHAHFISFLIAPIYFIAPHPLTLLFLQTLSLGLSAYPIYLIARKALDYRWATAIAVIYLCYPALGYVNLFEFHPTAFATLFLGFTLYYFYTKNFSKFLIFAFLSMICQENIPLAIIALGLYALFIRRTLKWVLVPIVAGTLYFLLCVKVFLPYFNSNTIQFSILYSHLGNSPQEILKTIFFDPVKMLLLIFSPEKIFYFFEVFGPLGFLPFFSPLSLLISLPFFLQHLLSQRPNEVTLYFHYMAEIIPLIFFAFILGIQKLLKRGAFQGRQKILIGSLAALILSFNIFLGPQTQSSNGLKYLHQSTFDRQKEQILSLIPPGASVAATFEFLPRLTSRKELYSLHHIYDAKYTLSTKPYEIPGNIQYLLLDAADQMTFSSFYGAASYRNLQNFLQQDPWGAIEIKNTVVLWKKNANSVYDPHSVLKTAPGPQYPLHENIGKDLIFLGYDVNDIGGDQIYLTLYWQCINKISDDIDIIFDIVDRNGTIDQRLIHPAGYRIFPTQSWQPGQWIKEDHVLLTPKNYRRDKLSVEIGFSSFFSKKSYDISDHTFGRIPLTGTKVK; this is translated from the coding sequence ATGAAATTTCCTTTTATTGTTAATTTCACCGAAAAACTTTCCTTAAAGATCCTTTGGCTTTCCATTGGGCTATATGTTTTCGTTTTTTCGTCCTATTCTTACTTTAAATTCATATCCTTTTCCTATTTTGATTTCGATCTTGCCGTCCACGCGCAAGCCCTCTGGAACATTATTCACGGCTCCAGCGAAAGCTCTATTTTAGGGATCAACTTTCTGGGAAATCACGCGCATTTTATTTCTTTTCTCATCGCGCCCATTTACTTCATTGCTCCACATCCTTTAACTTTGCTATTTTTACAAACACTGTCTTTGGGCTTAAGCGCTTATCCTATTTATCTGATCGCGCGTAAAGCATTAGATTACCGCTGGGCCACCGCCATCGCCGTGATCTATCTTTGTTATCCGGCGCTTGGATACGTTAATTTATTCGAATTTCATCCCACCGCATTCGCCACACTTTTCTTAGGGTTCACACTTTATTATTTTTATACCAAAAACTTTTCCAAATTCCTTATCTTTGCGTTTCTTTCCATGATCTGCCAGGAGAATATCCCGCTTGCCATCATTGCCCTCGGGCTTTACGCGCTTTTTATCCGCAGAACATTAAAATGGGTTCTTGTCCCGATTGTCGCCGGTACGCTGTATTTCTTGCTTTGCGTCAAAGTGTTTCTGCCGTATTTTAATTCAAATACGATCCAATTTTCCATTCTTTATAGTCATCTAGGAAATTCTCCGCAAGAGATCCTTAAAACGATTTTCTTTGATCCGGTAAAAATGCTATTGCTCATTTTTTCCCCTGAAAAAATCTTTTATTTCTTTGAGGTTTTTGGCCCTCTGGGATTTTTGCCGTTTTTCTCTCCTTTGAGCCTTTTGATCTCCTTACCATTTTTCTTGCAGCATTTACTTTCGCAGCGCCCCAATGAAGTCACATTGTATTTTCACTACATGGCGGAAATAATTCCTTTGATCTTCTTTGCCTTCATCCTTGGGATACAAAAACTGCTTAAAAGGGGAGCATTTCAGGGCCGACAGAAGATCTTGATAGGATCATTGGCGGCCCTTATCCTCTCATTTAATATCTTTTTAGGGCCGCAAACTCAATCATCCAACGGCCTAAAATACTTACACCAAAGCACGTTTGATCGTCAAAAAGAACAAATACTGAGCTTAATACCTCCCGGCGCGTCCGTTGCGGCAACGTTCGAATTCTTGCCGCGCCTAACAAGCCGAAAAGAGCTTTATTCGCTTCATCATATTTATGACGCGAAATACACGCTCTCAACAAAACCTTATGAAATTCCGGGCAATATCCAATATCTGCTTTTAGATGCCGCCGATCAGATGACATTTTCAAGCTTCTACGGGGCAGCCAGCTATCGGAATCTGCAAAATTTCCTGCAACAAGATCCCTGGGGCGCGATCGAGATAAAAAACACGGTCGTCCTCTGGAAAAAAAACGCGAACAGCGTCTATGATCCGCATTCTGTTTTGAAAACAGCGCCCGGCCCGCAATATCCGCTTCACGAAAATATCGGTAAAGATCTGATCTTTTTAGGTTATGATGTTAACGATATTGGTGGTGATCAAATTTACCTTACGCTCTATTGGCAATGCATCAATAAAATTTCTGATGATATCGATATTATTTTTGATATTGTAGATAGAAACGGCACCATTGATCAAAGACTGATCCACCCGGCAGGGTATCGTATTTTTCCCACACAGTCCTGGCAACCCGGGCAATGGATCAAAGAAGACCATGTTCTTTTGACTCCTAAGAATTACAGACGGGACAAGCTTAGCGTTGAAATAGGATTTTCCTCGTTTTTCAGCAAGAAAAGTTATGATATCAGCGATCACACGTTTGGGCGAATTCCGTTAACCGGAACAAAGGTAAAATAA
- a CDS encoding TonB-dependent receptor has product MNKRLLGLLLCFCVAASGNAKAQNAAETELDPIVISTSRIAHHDYKLTGNITVIQGEDITASTAQNIPELLNETLAIHVTDTGTSKTSTLDIRGFGDTAARNILVLVNDRILNTVDISPPDLMQIPLSSVERIEIIRGAGSVLYGDRAVGGVINIITKKGKGNLSGKFGSSIGSYDKRETDIELSGSKGDFAYFLYSLYKDDRGYRQNSDVLSKSFNTRLDYELSNKFAADIDLSHHEDSYGLPGYLTGPNLSALGPRASTFPNDFARSKDDNLKLGFNITPWPENLYLGSLGVNLYYRDRNIFDSFDFGMSLPYKTNRSTRTKGLGTKYIFDHEVFNKELHFVTGVDLYDTENDIIGSGSNPDDVTISRTDVGLFGQAEYEALDNIFVNAGLRYARADYAFSQRNSAVDEKRDPDALVYNGGLKYEYAKGSNVYFSIQRTFRFLATDEWYSSSTFFGATPGLNLNLDQQKGIQYEAGLKHNLNNITTLSLTPYWIENRNEIYFDPSASVNSNYKKTTRYGVEVGQETDIAKLMNIALLDKLSLSTSYTFQRPFFSGGANDGKIIPLVPRQQFTTTLAAQFWDHYNVSLITTYVGAQFAVNDVTNIVPKVEPYITLDEKISYQRENWEIFGSINNIFNQRYSPYVFSYGTAQYFYPAPGRNFIFGTKIKF; this is encoded by the coding sequence ATGAACAAAAGATTATTAGGATTACTATTGTGCTTTTGCGTTGCCGCAAGCGGCAACGCAAAAGCACAAAACGCGGCAGAAACCGAGCTAGACCCTATCGTTATTTCTACCAGCCGCATCGCGCACCACGATTACAAACTGACCGGTAATATTACGGTCATTCAAGGTGAGGATATTACCGCGTCCACCGCACAAAATATCCCGGAGCTTTTAAACGAAACGCTCGCCATCCACGTGACCGATACCGGCACATCCAAAACATCCACGCTGGATATCCGCGGCTTTGGCGACACCGCCGCACGCAATATCTTGGTTTTAGTCAATGACCGCATTTTAAATACGGTGGACATTTCGCCGCCGGATCTGATGCAAATTCCATTAAGCTCGGTCGAGCGTATTGAAATTATCCGCGGAGCCGGTTCCGTCCTTTATGGCGACCGCGCGGTCGGAGGCGTCATCAACATCATCACCAAAAAAGGAAAAGGGAATTTGTCCGGAAAATTTGGTTCGTCCATCGGAAGCTACGATAAACGAGAAACGGATATAGAGCTTTCCGGCTCTAAGGGCGACTTTGCTTATTTTCTATATTCTCTCTACAAGGACGACCGCGGATACCGGCAAAATAGCGATGTTTTATCCAAAAGTTTTAACACCCGTCTTGATTATGAATTATCCAATAAATTCGCGGCCGATATTGACCTTAGCCATCATGAAGATAGCTATGGTTTGCCCGGATACTTGACCGGACCTAATTTATCAGCGCTAGGGCCACGGGCGAGCACTTTCCCGAATGATTTTGCCCGAAGCAAAGATGATAATTTAAAGTTGGGTTTTAACATCACTCCTTGGCCGGAAAATCTTTATTTAGGAAGCTTAGGCGTAAATCTTTATTATCGCGACCGCAATATTTTTGACAGTTTTGATTTTGGGATGAGTTTGCCGTATAAAACAAATCGCAGTACTCGAACAAAAGGGCTTGGCACGAAATACATCTTTGACCACGAGGTTTTTAATAAGGAGCTTCATTTTGTTACGGGAGTTGATCTTTACGATACGGAGAATGACATTATCGGCAGCGGATCAAATCCGGATGATGTCACCATCTCCAGGACCGATGTGGGATTATTCGGGCAAGCAGAGTATGAAGCCTTGGACAATATTTTTGTTAACGCGGGACTGCGTTATGCGAGGGCTGATTACGCCTTTAGCCAAAGAAATAGCGCCGTGGATGAAAAAAGAGACCCCGACGCGCTCGTTTATAACGGCGGGCTAAAATACGAATACGCCAAAGGGTCGAATGTTTATTTTAGCATTCAAAGGACATTTCGATTTCTCGCGACCGATGAATGGTACAGTTCTTCCACATTTTTTGGAGCGACCCCGGGGCTTAATTTAAACCTGGATCAGCAAAAGGGAATTCAATACGAGGCGGGCCTTAAACATAATTTAAACAACATCACGACGTTAAGCTTAACGCCTTATTGGATAGAAAATAGGAATGAAATTTATTTTGACCCCAGCGCCAGCGTAAATTCCAATTACAAGAAAACCACGCGTTATGGCGTAGAGGTCGGGCAGGAAACCGATATTGCCAAATTAATGAACATTGCTCTTTTGGATAAGCTGTCGCTTTCGACAAGCTATACATTCCAAAGGCCTTTTTTTAGCGGGGGAGCCAACGACGGGAAAATAATTCCTTTAGTACCGCGCCAGCAATTTACCACCACGCTAGCCGCGCAGTTTTGGGATCATTATAATGTTTCTTTGATCACAACTTATGTCGGCGCGCAATTTGCCGTGAACGACGTCACCAATATCGTCCCCAAGGTTGAGCCCTATATCACGCTCGATGAAAAGATCTCTTATCAAAGAGAGAACTGGGAAATATTTGGCTCCATTAACAATATCTTTAATCAGCGGTATTCGCCGTATGTTTTTTCTTACGGAACGGCTCAGTATTTTTATCCGGCCCCGGGGCGGAATTTTATTTTCGGGACAAAAATTAAGTTTTAA
- a CDS encoding RHS repeat-associated core domain-containing protein, with protein sequence MSNLFKNIILKFSLIVALLFCAVPAEATNGFCHDMCFGGPVQPCEVENCWWCCEVITTEFDNIYDPVDRYGNLQSMESLTGETCPNTKPETPINPIHGKTDPVNLSNGQFYYNCHDTQIPGREIDLEATHIYNSGSAYNGPYGYGWTFNYHMRLHELASGDVAITTGNGRKLSYTYNGSVYAPPTGRFEELLSNPDGSWTLVQAHGQKYQFDADGKLVQIQNRNDNTITLSYEEIRQPIFGYSPFALAVEIQVMVGIDWRLTQITDTTGRVITLNYNASGLLETIIDGARQYTFTYDSNTNDLLSITKPATNEFPEGVTQSFTYDAEHNLVSMTDARGQAFVQNIYNTDGRVEEQILGGNTISLSYNGNQTVQTDPNGNETVYTFDTNGLLLSREERTRDLRPDDPDSFITAYAYDAYQNQIAQTLPGGNGVKLTYDTANPNIRSKGNLLEVRRKEDMSQPDNNINDIVANFSYEPNFNFVQTATDPNGNTINYTYDYQLSPEDPRYGENGNLAEVAYPEISGETPRAAFRHNQYGQVIEATDPNGNTTHYEYFPQTGYLQRVIEDPNGINAVTQFAYDDFGNLSSVTDGNNHTTGFLYNELGWLTRETDALGFQTKYFYDENGNLIRTERQTDVQGNQWQITRSTYDILNRLTSITDPLNRVTSFEYDLNGNRASVTDALGRITHYDYDERNLLWKATDAQNAVTEYFYNANAKLSRIDDANDNSTIYDHDGFDRLTHMTYADNSFHEYSYDKNSNMTEDLTPSNAAISYEYDVLNRLTAKRYPLNPSDDVEYDYDLGSRLISVQRIANGVAYGYDALNRIVSSEQTLNAIRYALGYAYDLAGNRIGVDYPSGQRIGYGYDALNRISQIFDNGTLLGSYGYDVLGRRTKKSLLGGGPTGIGPQKTTSYSYDLADQLVKLDNSIPTTSTVPDAGIISQLSYGYDLAGNRTAKKTLSVRTDPNGTGNTPHFTSTTLKEIYSYDPTYQIIGFDISTEASVTHHSFAYDLLGNRTQADDITYQSNSLNQYTSVDGEVYAYDGNGNLTDDGNNTYSYDSENRLLSSVFSLGSLVYEYDGLGRRISKNIGGRLTYFIYDGDRIIEERSDSGSLLASYVYGSGLDEVLTMNRNNQNYFYFQDGLGSTSEITNSNGQVLESYAYDVYGAPTIRDTDNRIAPSSVIGNPFMFTGQEYDSETGNYHYNARAYHPLTGRFHQRDPLGNIDSENLYTYVLNNPINLIDPYGELTFPGIGWVDVGEKAGRSALNYWASRAALARNPFEGGLYNTLGFFSALWTPCTSDATFTVLGLATGVNAYGKSPAYWQYYPKGNPKYASPWLTKGTKFSPPYKTGAGAQKALNLPPHNPGTAVRPMRIGPGEQIAGPRTPRPQPWRNLPGEGQEYYRGYNFPN encoded by the coding sequence ATGAGCAATCTTTTTAAAAATATCATTCTCAAATTTTCGCTAATAGTCGCACTGCTTTTCTGTGCCGTTCCGGCCGAGGCTACGAACGGGTTTTGCCACGACATGTGCTTTGGCGGCCCTGTTCAGCCCTGTGAGGTTGAAAATTGCTGGTGGTGCTGCGAAGTCATCACGACTGAATTTGACAACATCTATGACCCGGTCGACAGATATGGCAACTTGCAAAGCATGGAAAGCTTAACAGGAGAAACCTGCCCAAATACAAAGCCAGAAACGCCTATAAACCCTATTCATGGCAAAACCGACCCCGTCAACTTATCCAACGGCCAATTCTATTACAATTGCCACGATACGCAGATCCCGGGACGCGAAATCGACCTTGAAGCAACGCACATCTACAATAGCGGCTCGGCTTACAATGGCCCCTACGGCTACGGCTGGACATTCAACTATCATATGCGCCTGCACGAACTCGCTAGCGGCGACGTCGCCATCACCACCGGCAACGGACGTAAACTTTCCTACACCTATAATGGCTCGGTCTACGCGCCACCGACGGGGCGTTTTGAAGAATTACTTTCCAATCCCGATGGAAGCTGGACGCTTGTGCAAGCGCACGGCCAAAAATATCAATTTGACGCGGATGGAAAACTTGTCCAGATCCAAAACCGCAATGATAATACCATCACATTATCTTATGAAGAAATCCGCCAGCCTATTTTTGGCTACAGCCCTTTTGCCTTGGCTGTTGAGATCCAAGTCATGGTCGGCATTGATTGGCGCCTAACGCAAATCACCGATACAACCGGACGCGTTATCACGCTTAACTATAACGCGAGCGGACTTTTGGAAACGATCATAGATGGCGCCAGGCAATACACCTTTACCTACGACTCCAACACCAATGATCTTTTAAGCATCACCAAGCCGGCCACAAACGAATTTCCCGAAGGAGTTACCCAGTCTTTTACCTACGATGCTGAGCACAATCTCGTTTCGATGACCGATGCCCGCGGGCAAGCCTTTGTTCAAAATATTTATAATACGGATGGGCGCGTGGAAGAACAGATCTTAGGAGGAAATACCATTTCCTTAAGCTACAACGGCAATCAAACCGTCCAAACCGACCCCAACGGTAATGAAACCGTTTATACGTTCGACACCAACGGCCTCCTTTTAAGCCGGGAAGAACGCACCCGAGATTTACGCCCCGATGATCCGGATTCGTTCATAACCGCCTATGCGTATGACGCGTATCAAAACCAGATCGCGCAAACCTTACCCGGCGGTAACGGAGTTAAACTCACCTATGATACGGCCAATCCCAATATCCGCTCCAAGGGAAATCTTTTGGAAGTTCGCCGCAAAGAGGATATGAGCCAACCCGATAATAATATCAACGATATCGTCGCCAACTTTAGCTATGAGCCCAATTTTAATTTTGTTCAAACGGCAACCGATCCTAATGGAAATACAATAAATTACACCTACGATTATCAGCTTTCCCCCGAAGACCCGCGTTACGGGGAAAACGGAAATTTAGCCGAAGTGGCGTATCCGGAAATTAGTGGCGAAACGCCGCGAGCGGCGTTTCGCCACAACCAATACGGCCAGGTCATTGAGGCGACTGACCCTAACGGCAATACAACGCACTATGAATATTTCCCGCAAACCGGATATTTACAGCGCGTCATTGAAGACCCCAATGGCATTAACGCCGTCACCCAATTCGCTTATGATGATTTTGGAAATCTATCTTCCGTCACCGATGGCAATAATCACACAACGGGCTTTCTCTATAATGAATTAGGCTGGCTGACGCGAGAAACCGATGCGCTCGGGTTTCAAACTAAATATTTTTATGATGAAAACGGAAATTTGATCAGGACAGAAAGACAGACAGATGTGCAGGGAAATCAGTGGCAAATCACGCGATCTACCTATGATATTTTAAACCGATTAACATCCATTACTGATCCTTTAAACCGTGTCACAAGTTTTGAATATGATCTAAATGGAAATCGGGCTTCCGTCACCGACGCGCTGGGACGGATTACCCATTACGATTATGATGAAAGAAACCTGCTTTGGAAGGCGACGGATGCTCAAAACGCGGTAACCGAGTATTTTTATAACGCGAACGCAAAGCTATCGCGCATTGATGATGCCAATGACAATTCAACTATTTATGACCATGACGGGTTTGATAGATTAACGCATATGACGTATGCGGATAACTCTTTTCATGAATATAGTTATGATAAGAATTCGAATATGACGGAAGATTTGACACCGAGCAATGCGGCGATCAGTTACGAATATGATGTTCTTAATAGACTGACCGCTAAACGCTATCCCCTAAACCCTAGTGACGATGTGGAATATGATTACGATTTGGGCTCGCGTCTTATTAGCGTACAGCGTATAGCAAATGGCGTAGCGTATGGATATGACGCGCTAAATAGAATTGTTTCTTCCGAACAAACGCTAAACGCTATACGCTATGCGCTCGGTTATGCGTACGATTTAGCGGGCAACCGTATAGGCGTTGATTATCCATCCGGACAGAGGATAGGATATGGATATGATGCGTTAAATAGAATCAGCCAAATATTTGATAATGGAACTTTGCTGGGAAGTTATGGCTACGATGTGTTGGGCCGCCGTACGAAAAAATCTCTACTCGGAGGCGGCCCTACCGGCATCGGCCCGCAAAAAACCACTTCCTATTCCTACGATCTTGCCGATCAATTGGTTAAACTGGATAACTCGATACCAACGACAAGCACTGTTCCCGACGCCGGAATTATTTCACAATTAAGTTATGGATATGACTTGGCGGGGAACCGCACTGCGAAAAAAACACTCTCCGTAAGAACAGATCCGAATGGGACAGGTAATACACCGCATTTTACTTCAACGACGTTAAAAGAAATCTACAGCTACGATCCAACCTATCAAATCATTGGCTTTGATATTTCTACGGAAGCTTCCGTCACCCATCACAGCTTTGCTTATGATCTTCTTGGAAATCGTACTCAAGCGGATGATATTACATATCAATCGAACAGCTTAAATCAATATACGAGTGTTGATGGGGAAGTTTATGCGTATGACGGTAACGGGAACTTAACTGATGACGGGAATAATACCTATTCCTATGACAGTGAAAACAGACTTTTGTCTTCAGTCTTTAGTCTTGGGTCTTTGGTCTACGAATATGATGGTTTAGGCCGCCGGATAAGTAAAAACATCGGCGGCCGTCTCACTTACTTCATTTACGACGGTGACCGTATTATTGAAGAAAGAAGCGATAGCGGTTCTTTACTTGCTTCTTATGTTTATGGAAGCGGCCTCGATGAAGTTCTAACAATGAATCGCAATAATCAGAATTATTTCTATTTTCAAGATGGGCTTGGTAGCACCTCTGAGATCACAAACAGTAATGGACAAGTTCTCGAAAGCTATGCTTATGACGTGTACGGAGCACCTACGATTCGAGATACTGACAACAGAATAGCTCCTTCCAGTGTTATTGGTAATCCTTTCATGTTTACGGGTCAAGAGTATGACAGCGAAACCGGAAACTATCATTACAATGCCAGGGCTTACCATCCTCTTACCGGACGATTCCATCAAAGAGATCCGCTGGGCAATATTGATAGCGAAAACTTGTATACATACGTCCTCAATAATCCAATAAATTTAATTGATCCTTATGGAGAATTAACGTTTCCTGGTATCGGATGGGTTGACGTGGGAGAAAAAGCAGGGCGATCAGCATTAAATTATTGGGCGTCTCGGGCTGCTCTTGCTCGTAATCCATTTGAAGGTGGATTGTATAATACATTGGGCTTCTTTTCGGCACTTTGGACACCATGTACGAGTGATGCTACTTTTACAGTTCTTGGTTTGGCGACTGGAGTGAATGCTTATGGAAAATCACCAGCTTATTGGCAATATTATCCAAAAGGAAATCCCAAATATGCCTCACCGTGGTTAACAAAAGGTACAAAATTTAGCCCACCTTATAAGACAGGAGCAGGGGCTCAAAAAGCATTGAATTTGCCACCGCACAACCCTGGAACCGCTGTAAGACCTATGAGAATTGGGCCAGGGGAGCAAATTGCAGGTCCACGAACACCGAGACCACAACCATGGAGAAACCTACCCGGAGAAGGACAAGAATATTACAGAGGTTATAATTTTCCTAATTAA
- a CDS encoding methyltransferase domain-containing protein — protein sequence MSISVKCNLCGGDHYSVLYHARDPKEKSDSVAPYKITDHEINVPVRVVVCLRCGLTYANPQPDNKTLISSYAEMTDEPYLEEEQGRRAAARLILNFLKKQKKSGTLLDIGCATGFLLDEARKDGWDVFGVELSDWAAGYAQNNLSLKNITKGTVHEAHYPDNFFDAIILKDVIEHLRDPRATLLEIRRILKPNGVICVNTPNINSLLSKILKAKWWGIKQLHLFYFTPASLAKMFEATGFVSLKIRSHARVFTLNYWLNNFGRYNPAAKWFIKFLSRYPSLEKKLICLDLGDQMEIFARKSRQLQYIHELEPTHPNPGKRKLKCVAVLPAYNAAKTLQITYNDIPKNVIDEIILVDDASRDDTVAIAKELGIKVFVHEKNKGYGANQKTCYTKALELGADIVVMVHPDYQYDPTVIPQLIEPIQKGEADAVFGSRMMHKGALEGGMPLWKHNANILLTALENVTLGTYLTEYHSGFRAYSAKYLRSVNFAGNSDGFIFDTEIIVQGMLKFMRIAEIPIKTRYFDEASSIKFWPSVNYGLGILKTLFKYLLHQHGIRFKQFE from the coding sequence ATGTCGATCAGCGTTAAATGCAATCTCTGCGGCGGCGATCACTACAGCGTTTTGTATCACGCCCGCGACCCAAAAGAAAAAAGCGACTCTGTTGCGCCCTACAAAATAACCGATCACGAAATTAATGTCCCGGTGCGCGTGGTTGTGTGTTTGCGCTGCGGACTCACTTACGCCAACCCTCAGCCGGACAATAAAACGCTTATTTCCAGTTACGCGGAAATGACCGATGAGCCTTATTTGGAAGAAGAGCAAGGACGGCGCGCGGCCGCGCGCTTAATCCTCAATTTCTTAAAAAAACAGAAGAAATCCGGAACGCTTCTCGACATAGGATGCGCGACGGGATTTCTTTTAGATGAAGCGCGCAAAGATGGCTGGGATGTTTTTGGCGTTGAATTATCCGACTGGGCGGCCGGTTACGCGCAAAATAATTTATCTTTAAAAAATATCACCAAGGGAACCGTTCACGAGGCTCATTATCCGGATAATTTCTTTGATGCCATTATCCTCAAAGACGTCATCGAACATCTGCGCGATCCCAGAGCAACACTTTTAGAAATACGCAGAATATTAAAGCCCAACGGTGTTATTTGTGTCAACACGCCAAATATCAACAGCCTTTTAAGCAAGATCCTCAAGGCAAAATGGTGGGGCATTAAGCAATTGCATTTGTTCTATTTTACGCCGGCAAGTTTGGCAAAGATGTTCGAGGCGACGGGTTTTGTTTCATTAAAGATCCGCTCGCACGCCCGCGTATTCACGCTCAATTATTGGCTGAATAATTTTGGCCGCTATAACCCGGCCGCAAAATGGTTCATAAAATTCCTAAGCCGCTATCCTTCGCTTGAAAAAAAACTCATCTGCCTTGACCTCGGCGACCAAATGGAGATCTTCGCCCGAAAAAGCCGCCAGCTTCAGTACATCCATGAACTTGAACCAACGCACCCAAATCCCGGAAAAAGAAAATTAAAATGCGTCGCCGTTTTACCGGCCTATAACGCCGCTAAAACTTTGCAAATAACCTACAACGATATCCCCAAAAATGTTATTGATGAGATCATTTTAGTCGACGATGCCAGCCGAGATGACACGGTCGCCATCGCGAAAGAATTAGGAATAAAGGTTTTTGTCCATGAAAAAAATAAAGGGTACGGGGCAAATCAAAAAACATGCTACACGAAAGCTCTGGAGCTCGGCGCCGATATCGTGGTCATGGTCCATCCTGATTATCAGTATGACCCGACCGTTATTCCGCAGCTGATCGAGCCAATTCAAAAAGGAGAAGCCGATGCCGTTTTTGGCTCGCGCATGATGCACAAAGGAGCTTTGGAAGGCGGCATGCCTTTATGGAAGCACAACGCCAATATTTTGCTGACGGCACTTGAAAATGTTACTTTGGGAACTTATTTAACGGAATATCACTCGGGGTTTAGGGCTTACAGCGCGAAATATCTGCGCAGCGTTAATTTTGCGGGCAATTCGGACGGATTTATATTCGACACGGAGATCATCGTGCAGGGAATGCTGAAGTTTATGCGCATCGCGGAAATCCCCATCAAGACCAGATATTTCGATGAAGCCTCCAGCATCAAATTCTGGCCGTCGGTCAACTACGGACTGGGAATTTTAAAAACACTTTTCAAATATCTTCTCCACCAACACGGTATTCGATTTAAACAATTCGAATAA